In a genomic window of Streptococcus oralis subsp. tigurinus:
- the trpC gene encoding indole-3-glycerol phosphate synthase TrpC, which yields MSQEFLARILEQKAREVKQMELEEIQPLRQTYRLAAFLKNHQDRLQVIAEVKKASPSLGDINLDVDIVQQAQTYEANGAVMISILTDEVFFKGHLDYLREISSQVNIPTLNKDFIIDEKQIIRARNAGATVILLIVAALSEERLKELYDYATELGLEVLVETHNLAELEVAHRLGAEIIGVNNRNLTTFEVDLQTSVDLAQHFKEGRYYISESAIFTGQDAERVAPYFNGILVGTALMQAEDVAQRIKELQIDKG from the coding sequence ATGAGTCAGGAATTTTTAGCACGAATTTTGGAGCAGAAGGCGCGTGAAGTCAAGCAAATGGAGCTGGAGGAAATCCAGCCCTTGCGCCAGACCTATCGCTTGGCAGCATTTTTGAAGAATCACCAGGACCGTTTGCAGGTAATCGCCGAAGTCAAGAAGGCTAGCCCTAGTCTGGGAGATATCAATCTCGATGTGGATATTGTGCAACAGGCCCAGACTTATGAAGCGAACGGCGCAGTGATGATTTCAATTTTGACAGATGAAGTTTTCTTTAAAGGGCATTTGGATTATTTACGTGAGATCTCCAGTCAGGTAAACATTCCAACGCTCAACAAGGACTTTATCATCGACGAAAAGCAAATCATCCGCGCTCGCAATGCCGGCGCGACAGTTATCTTGCTCATCGTCGCAGCCTTGTCAGAAGAACGCCTCAAGGAACTGTATGACTACGCGACAGAGCTTGGTCTGGAAGTCTTGGTGGAGACTCACAATCTAGCTGAACTAGAAGTGGCCCACAGACTTGGCGCTGAGATTATTGGGGTTAATAACCGCAACTTGACCACCTTTGAGGTCGACTTGCAGACTAGTGTAGACTTGGCCCAGCACTTTAAGGAAGGTCGCTATTATATTTCTGAATCTGCCATTTTCACAGGGCAGGATGCGGAACGAGTAGCACCATACTTTAACGGAATTTTGGTGGGAACAGCTCTCATGCAGGCAGAAGATGTAGCCCAGAGAATCAAGGAGTTGCAGATTGACAAAGGTTAA
- the trpD gene encoding anthranilate phosphoribosyltransferase, giving the protein MKEIIEKLAKFENLSGVEMTDVIERIVTGRVTEAQIASLLLALKMKGETPEERTAIAQVMRGHAQHIPTEIHDAMDNCGTGGDKSFSFNISTTAAFVLAGGGIHMAKHGNRSISSKSGSADVLQALGINLDLKPAELGKVFDKTGIVFLFAKNMHPAMKYIMPARLELGIPTIMNLTGPLIHPMALETQLLGISRPELLESTAQVLKNMGRKRAIVVAGPEGLDEAGLNGTTKIALLENGEITLSSFTPEDLGMEGYAIEDIRGGNAQENAEILLSVLQNEPSPFLETTVLNAGLGFYANGKVASIKEGVALARQVIASGKALEKLRLLQEYQK; this is encoded by the coding sequence ATGAAAGAGATTATTGAAAAACTAGCAAAATTTGAAAATTTATCAGGTGTGGAAATGACGGATGTCATTGAGCGCATCGTAACTGGTCGTGTCACTGAAGCGCAGATTGCTTCTCTCCTTTTAGCTCTTAAGATGAAGGGGGAAACACCGGAAGAACGCACAGCTATTGCACAAGTCATGAGAGGACATGCCCAACACATTCCGACTGAAATCCACGACGCCATGGACAACTGTGGTACTGGTGGAGACAAGTCCTTCAGCTTTAACATCTCCACAACTGCAGCCTTTGTCTTGGCTGGTGGTGGCATTCATATGGCTAAGCACGGTAACCGTTCGATTTCTTCTAAATCAGGTTCGGCAGATGTCCTTCAAGCATTAGGCATCAATCTTGACCTCAAACCAGCTGAACTAGGTAAGGTTTTCGATAAAACTGGAATCGTCTTTCTCTTTGCTAAAAACATGCACCCAGCTATGAAATACATCATGCCAGCTCGTTTGGAGTTGGGAATTCCAACAATCATGAACTTGACTGGTCCACTGATTCACCCAATGGCCTTAGAAACACAGTTGCTTGGTATTAGTCGTCCAGAACTGCTAGAAAGTACAGCTCAGGTTTTGAAAAATATGGGTCGTAAACGTGCCATCGTGGTTGCTGGACCAGAAGGGCTGGATGAAGCTGGCTTGAACGGAACAACCAAGATTGCTCTTCTTGAAAATGGCGAAATCACCTTGTCAAGCTTCACTCCAGAGGATTTGGGGATGGAAGGCTACGCTATCGAAGATATTCGTGGAGGCAATGCTCAGGAAAATGCAGAAATTTTGCTCAGCGTTCTTCAAAATGAACCAAGTCCATTCTTGGAAACAACAGTCTTAAACGCTGGTCTTGGTTTCTATGCTAATGGTAAGGTAGCTAGTATCAAGGAAGGAGTAGCCTTGGCCCGTCAAGTAATTGCTAGTGGCAAGGCCCTTGAAAAGCTCAGACTGTTACAGGAGTACCAAAAATGA
- a CDS encoding aminodeoxychorismate/anthranilate synthase component II, translating to MILLIDNYDSFTYNLAQYIGNFAEVQVLRNDDPKLYEEAEKADGLVFSPGPGWPVDAGKMEDMIRDFAGKKPILGICLGHQAIAEVFGGKLGLAPKVMHGKQSHISFEAPSVLYQGIEDGRPVMRYHSILIEEMPEGFEVTARSTDDQAIMGIQHKSLPIYGFQYHPESIGTPDGLSSIRNFIEKVVK from the coding sequence ATGATTTTATTGATTGATAACTATGATTCTTTTACCTATAACTTGGCGCAATACATTGGGAATTTTGCAGAAGTGCAGGTCTTGAGAAATGATGATCCCAAGCTGTATGAAGAAGCTGAAAAAGCAGATGGTCTGGTCTTTTCTCCCGGTCCTGGTTGGCCGGTTGATGCTGGAAAGATGGAAGACATGATTCGTGACTTTGCAGGTAAGAAGCCGATTCTAGGGATTTGTTTGGGTCACCAAGCCATCGCAGAAGTCTTTGGTGGGAAGTTAGGTTTGGCTCCAAAGGTCATGCATGGGAAACAGAGCCATATCAGCTTTGAAGCGCCATCTGTTCTCTATCAAGGCATTGAGGATGGTCGTCCAGTCATGCGTTACCATAGTATTTTGATTGAAGAAATGCCAGAAGGCTTTGAAGTGACAGCTCGTTCGACTGATGACCAAGCTATTATGGGAATTCAACACAAAAGTCTACCGATTTATGGCTTCCAGTACCATCCAGAAAGTATCGGAACGCCAGATGGCTTGTCTTCTATTCGGAATTTTATCGAGAAGGTTGTAAAGTGA
- the trpE gene encoding anthranilate synthase component I — translation MERIIHGDVLSPILAYMRLKGQHKVILESIPRDKETARFSILAYNPVFEIQFENGVLYQNGQVIDRDPLDYLYEVTHKSQHHSDLPFGGGAIGFVGYDMISLYEEIGQIPEDTIGMPDMHFFVYESYMVFDHKKEKIHVIEDDLYSERSQEDLEKALNQVLEELRIPAPNEFEDLDLSPLDFKPHIAPQKFEEMVETARDLIRNGDMFQCVLSQRFSAEVTGNPFDFYRNLRVTNPSNYLYFYDFGDYQIIGASPESLVSVKNGIVTTNPIAGTRPRGATDEEDKALATDLLSDEKETAEHRMLVDLGRNDIGRISETASVQVTKYMEVEFFRYVMHLTSVVKGRLLPELTAMDALKATLPAGTVSGAPKIRAMRRIYELETEKRGVYAGAIGYLSATGDMDLAIAIRTMILKKQTAYVQAGAGIVYDSIAQNEYQETINKAKSMTRIGELRP, via the coding sequence ATGGAACGAATCATTCATGGAGATGTCTTATCACCAATCTTGGCTTATATGCGCCTAAAGGGGCAACACAAGGTTATACTAGAGAGTATCCCGAGAGACAAGGAAACCGCTCGTTTTTCTATCCTAGCTTATAATCCTGTTTTTGAGATTCAGTTTGAAAATGGAGTCCTTTATCAAAATGGTCAAGTGATTGATCGGGATCCCTTGGATTACCTTTATGAAGTGACTCATAAGAGCCAGCACCATTCAGATCTCCCTTTTGGTGGGGGAGCTATCGGCTTTGTTGGTTACGATATGATTTCGCTCTATGAAGAAATCGGTCAAATCCCTGAGGATACAATTGGGATGCCAGACATGCATTTCTTTGTCTATGAGAGTTACATGGTCTTTGACCACAAGAAGGAAAAAATCCATGTCATCGAGGATGATCTTTATAGTGAGCGCAGTCAAGAAGACTTGGAAAAAGCTTTGAATCAAGTGCTTGAGGAATTACGCATTCCTGCTCCAAATGAATTTGAAGATTTGGATTTATCACCACTTGACTTCAAACCCCATATCGCTCCTCAGAAGTTTGAGGAAATGGTGGAAACAGCTCGTGACTTGATTCGTAATGGCGATATGTTCCAATGCGTGCTCAGTCAGCGTTTCTCAGCTGAAGTTACTGGAAATCCATTTGACTTCTACAGAAATCTCCGCGTGACCAATCCATCCAATTACCTCTATTTCTATGACTTTGGTGATTATCAAATCATCGGTGCCAGTCCTGAAAGTTTGGTTTCTGTCAAAAATGGCATCGTGACAACTAATCCGATTGCGGGGACGCGACCAAGAGGGGCCACGGATGAAGAGGACAAGGCTTTGGCGACAGACTTGCTCTCTGATGAGAAGGAAACAGCAGAACATCGGATGTTGGTAGACTTGGGTCGTAACGATATTGGCCGCATCTCTGAAACGGCAAGTGTCCAAGTTACCAAGTATATGGAAGTGGAGTTCTTCCGCTATGTCATGCATTTGACCAGTGTGGTCAAGGGGCGTTTGCTTCCAGAACTCACTGCCATGGATGCCTTGAAAGCCACACTTCCAGCTGGAACAGTTTCAGGAGCACCAAAGATTCGAGCGATGAGACGTATCTATGAACTGGAAACGGAAAAACGGGGCGTATACGCAGGAGCGATAGGCTACTTGTCTGCGACGGGTGATATGGATTTGGCCATTGCCATTCGAACGATGATTCTCAAAAAACAAACAGCCTATGTGCAGGCTGGGGCAGGGATTGTCTATGACTCTATCGCCCAAAACGAATACCAAGAAACCATTAACAAAGCAAAATCTATGACTAGAATTGGAGAACTAAGACCATGA
- the trpB gene encoding tryptophan synthase subunit beta, translating to MTTKGYFGQFGGSFVPEPIQALLDELEVTFDKYKDDPEFLAEFRHYLKDYSGRETPLYFAESLTDHLGGAKIYLKREDLNHLGSHKLNNVLGQILLAKRMGKKRVIAETGAGQHGVATAAAAAKFGMACDVYMGAEDVERQRLNVFRMEMMGATVHAVETGTRTLKDAVDAAFGAWMNDLEAFYVLGSAVGPHPYPTIVHEFQKVISEESRRQILEKEGRLPDYVIACVGGGSNAIGAFSQYVADEEVKLVGVEAAGHGLDTDKHAATMTKGSVGIVDGMKTYAVFKEDGELAPVYSISAGLDYPGVGPEHAYFKDSGRVEYVAATDEEAVQALLLLSKTEGIIPAIESSHAIAEAVKRAPKLSKDEIIIINVSGRGDKDVAAIADYLEAKK from the coding sequence ATGACAACTAAAGGTTATTTTGGACAATTTGGTGGTAGTTTTGTACCGGAGCCGATTCAAGCTTTGTTGGATGAGTTGGAAGTGACATTTGACAAGTACAAGGATGATCCAGAGTTTTTGGCAGAATTTCGCCATTACTTGAAGGATTATTCTGGTCGCGAAACACCGCTTTATTTTGCGGAAAGTTTAACAGACCACCTAGGTGGAGCTAAGATTTATCTTAAACGTGAAGATCTTAACCACCTTGGTTCTCACAAGCTCAACAATGTTTTAGGACAAATTCTTCTTGCCAAACGTATGGGCAAAAAACGAGTGATCGCAGAAACAGGAGCTGGTCAGCACGGTGTTGCGACAGCAGCAGCTGCGGCCAAGTTTGGTATGGCCTGTGATGTCTACATGGGGGCAGAAGATGTGGAGCGTCAACGTCTCAATGTTTTCCGTATGGAGATGATGGGAGCGACCGTTCATGCAGTTGAAACGGGAACACGAACTCTTAAGGATGCGGTTGATGCAGCCTTTGGAGCATGGATGAATGACCTTGAAGCCTTCTACGTTTTGGGATCTGCTGTAGGCCCTCACCCTTATCCTACCATTGTTCATGAATTCCAAAAGGTCATCAGTGAAGAATCTCGTCGTCAAATCTTAGAAAAAGAAGGTCGTTTACCAGACTACGTCATTGCCTGTGTAGGTGGTGGTTCCAATGCCATCGGTGCTTTTTCACAGTATGTGGCTGATGAAGAAGTCAAATTGGTTGGGGTCGAAGCTGCCGGTCACGGACTTGACACAGACAAGCATGCAGCCACTATGACAAAGGGTAGTGTCGGAATTGTCGACGGTATGAAGACTTATGCAGTCTTTAAGGAAGATGGAGAGCTGGCGCCAGTTTACTCTATCTCAGCTGGTTTAGACTATCCAGGGGTTGGCCCAGAACACGCCTACTTTAAAGATTCAGGTCGCGTGGAATATGTGGCAGCGACAGACGAAGAAGCTGTTCAAGCCTTGCTCCTTCTCAGCAAGACTGAAGGGATTATCCCAGCGATTGAAAGTTCGCACGCCATCGCAGAAGCGGTTAAACGTGCACCGAAACTAAGTAAAGATGAGATTATCATCATCAATGTCTCTGGTCGTGGAGACAAGGACGTAGCTGCGATTGCAGACTACCTTGAAGCTAAAAAATAA
- a CDS encoding DegT/DnrJ/EryC1/StrS family aminotransferase, with protein MPNYNIPFSPPDITEAEIAEVADTLRSGWITTGPKTKELERRLSQYTQTPKTVCLNSATAALELILRVLEVGPGDEVIVPAMTYTASCSVITHVGATPVMVDIQADTFEMDYDLLEQAITEKTKVIIPVDLAGIVCNYDRLFQIVEKKRDLFTASSKWQKVFNRIVLVSDSAHALGSTYKGHPAGSIADFTSFSFHAVKNFTTAEGGSATWKANPAIDDEEMYKEFQILSLHGQTKDALAKMQLGSWEYDIVTPAYKCNMTDIMASIGLVQLDRYPGLLQRRKDIVDRYDRGFAGTRIHPLAHKTDTVESCRHLYITHVEGASLEERNLIIQELAKAGIASNVHYKPLPLLTAYKNLGFDMADYPRAYAFFENEITLPLHTKLSDEEVDYIVQTLVRISEEILGSGKKS; from the coding sequence ATGCCAAATTACAATATTCCATTTTCACCACCTGATATTACCGAAGCTGAAATTGCTGAAGTAGCGGATACCCTACGTTCTGGTTGGATCACAACAGGTCCTAAGACAAAAGAACTGGAGCGTCGCTTGTCCCAATACACACAGACACCTAAGACTGTCTGCCTCAACTCTGCGACAGCCGCTCTTGAGTTGATTTTACGTGTTTTGGAAGTGGGACCTGGAGATGAAGTCATTGTTCCAGCCATGACCTATACAGCTTCATGTAGTGTCATCACACACGTAGGAGCGACACCTGTCATGGTGGATATTCAAGCAGATACGTTTGAGATGGACTATGACTTGCTTGAGCAAGCCATCACTGAAAAGACTAAGGTGATCATCCCAGTAGACCTTGCAGGGATTGTTTGCAACTATGATCGTTTGTTCCAAATTGTGGAGAAGAAACGCGATCTCTTTACTGCTTCAAGTAAATGGCAAAAGGTCTTTAACCGTATTGTGCTTGTCTCTGATAGTGCTCATGCTTTGGGATCTACTTACAAAGGACACCCTGCTGGCTCTATCGCTGACTTTACTTCCTTCTCATTCCATGCCGTTAAAAACTTTACAACGGCTGAGGGAGGAAGTGCGACTTGGAAGGCCAATCCGGCGATTGACGACGAAGAAATGTACAAGGAATTCCAAATCCTTTCCCTTCATGGTCAGACTAAGGATGCTCTTGCTAAGATGCAATTGGGTTCGTGGGAGTACGATATCGTAACACCTGCCTACAAGTGCAACATGACGGATATCATGGCTTCGATTGGTTTGGTACAATTGGATCGTTACCCTGGTTTGTTGCAACGTCGTAAGGACATCGTGGACCGCTATGATCGTGGTTTTGCGGGTACTCGTATTCACCCATTGGCACACAAGACTGATACTGTCGAATCTTGTCGTCACCTCTACATCACCCATGTAGAAGGAGCAAGCTTAGAAGAACGCAACCTCATCATCCAAGAATTGGCCAAAGCAGGAATTGCAAGTAATGTACACTACAAACCGCTTCCTCTCTTGACAGCCTATAAGAATCTTGGCTTTGATATGGCAGATTATCCAAGAGCCTATGCCTTCTTTGAAAATGAAATTACGCTCCCTCTTCATACAAAATTAAGCGATGAAGAAGTTGATTACATCGTTCAGACTTTGGTGAGAATTTCCGAAGAAATCCTCGGTTCTGGAAAAAAATCATAA
- a CDS encoding sugar transferase: protein MLKWEDLPVEMQSSEVESYYQLVSKRKGSLIFKRCLDWVLALVLLILTSPIFLILSIWIKLDSKGPVIYKQERVTQYNRSFKIWKFRTMVTDADKKGSLVTSANDSRITKVGNFIRRVRLDELPQLVNVLKGEMSFVGTRPEVPRYTEQYSPEMMATLLLPAGITSPASINYKDEDTIISQMTEKGLSVDQAYVEHVLPEKMRYNLAYLREFSFLGDIKIMFQTVFEVLK from the coding sequence ATGCTGAAATGGGAAGACTTGCCCGTGGAAATGCAATCAAGCGAGGTTGAGTCTTACTACCAGCTTGTCTCTAAAAGGAAAGGTTCGCTGATCTTCAAGCGTTGTCTGGACTGGGTTCTGGCCTTGGTTTTACTGATTTTGACTTCTCCCATCTTTCTTATCTTGAGCATTTGGATCAAGTTGGATAGCAAGGGACCTGTCATTTACAAGCAAGAGCGCGTGACCCAGTACAACCGTTCGTTCAAGATTTGGAAGTTCCGTACTATGGTAACGGATGCGGATAAAAAAGGAAGTCTAGTGACTTCTGCTAACGATAGCCGTATTACCAAAGTGGGAAATTTCATTCGCCGTGTGCGCTTGGACGAACTACCTCAGCTAGTCAATGTCCTTAAAGGCGAGATGTCCTTTGTTGGGACACGACCTGAGGTGCCACGCTACACGGAGCAGTATAGTCCTGAAATGATGGCGACCTTGCTCTTGCCAGCAGGAATCACCTCTCCAGCCAGCATCAACTACAAGGATGAGGACACCATCATCAGTCAAATGACGGAGAAAGGTCTGTCAGTTGACCAGGCCTATGTCGAACATGTCCTCCCTGAAAAGATGCGCTATAATCTCGCCTATCTCCGAGAATTTAGTTTCCTTGGAGACATCAAAATCATGTTTCAAACCGTGTTTGAGGTACTAAAATAA
- a CDS encoding ABC transporter ATP-binding protein has protein sequence MQNKQEQWAVLKRLMSYLKPYGLLTFLALSFLLATTVIKSVIPLVASHFIDQYLSNLNQFAITVLLAYYGLYILQTLVQYVGNLLFARVSYTIVRDIRRDAFANMEKLGMSYFDKTPAGSIVSRLTNDTETISDMFSGILSSFISAVFIFLTTLYTMLVLDFRLTALVLLFLPLIFLLVNLYRKKSVKVIEKTRSLLSDINSKLAENIEGIRIIQAFNQEKRLQAEFDEINQEHLVYANRSVALDALFLRPAMSLLKLLGYAVLMAYFGYRGLSIGITAGTMYAFIQYINRLFDPLIEVTQNFSTLQTSMVSAGRVFALIDETTYEPLQKDGQAKVKEGNIRFEHVCFSYDGKHQILDDISFSVNKGETIAFVGHTGSGKSSIINVLMCFYEFQSGRVLLDGVDIRNYSQEELRKNIGLVLQDPFLYHGTIKSNIAMYQELSDEEIQAAAAFVDADSFIQDLPLGYDAPVSERGSSFSTGQRQLLAFARTVASQPKILILDEATANIDSETESLVQDSLAKMRKGRTTIAIAHRLSTIQDANCIYVLDKGRIIESGTHEELLALGGTYHKMYSLQAGALT, from the coding sequence ATGCAGAATAAGCAAGAACAATGGGCTGTATTGAAGCGCTTGATGTCTTATCTCAAGCCCTATGGACTCCTGACCTTTTTGGCACTCAGTTTTCTCCTTGCGACGACGGTCATTAAAAGTGTCATTCCCCTTGTAGCTTCCCACTTTATCGACCAGTACCTCAGCAATCTCAATCAGTTTGCTATTACAGTTTTATTAGCCTACTATGGCCTCTATATCCTGCAAACTCTGGTCCAGTATGTTGGCAATCTTCTCTTTGCGAGGGTGTCCTACACTATTGTCAGAGATATTCGTCGAGATGCCTTTGCCAATATGGAGAAACTGGGCATGTCTTATTTTGACAAGACGCCAGCAGGTTCCATCGTCTCTCGTTTGACCAATGATACCGAGACTATCAGTGATATGTTTTCAGGGATTTTATCCAGCTTTATCTCAGCAGTTTTTATCTTTCTGACAACTCTGTATACCATGTTGGTGCTGGATTTTCGTTTGACAGCTTTAGTTTTGCTATTTCTACCCTTGATTTTCCTTTTGGTCAATCTCTATCGGAAAAAGTCAGTGAAAGTCATCGAAAAAACCAGAAGTCTTTTGTCGGATATCAATAGTAAGCTGGCAGAGAATATCGAGGGAATCAGGATTATCCAGGCCTTTAATCAAGAGAAGCGCCTGCAGGCAGAATTTGATGAAATCAACCAAGAACACTTGGTCTATGCCAACCGTTCTGTAGCCTTGGATGCCCTCTTTTTGAGACCTGCCATGAGTTTGCTGAAACTTCTAGGCTACGCCGTTTTGATGGCTTACTTTGGTTACCGTGGTCTGTCTATCGGGATAACAGCTGGAACCATGTATGCCTTCATCCAGTACATCAACCGCCTTTTTGATCCCCTGATTGAGGTGACGCAAAACTTTTCAACCCTTCAAACGTCTATGGTATCTGCAGGCCGTGTCTTTGCCTTGATTGACGAAACGACCTATGAGCCTCTTCAAAAAGATGGGCAAGCTAAAGTCAAAGAAGGCAATATCCGTTTTGAACATGTGTGTTTCTCATATGATGGCAAACACCAGATCCTAGATGATATTTCTTTCTCTGTTAACAAGGGAGAAACCATTGCCTTTGTAGGACATACAGGTTCTGGGAAATCTTCGATTATCAATGTCCTCATGTGTTTTTATGAATTTCAGTCAGGCCGCGTTCTCTTGGATGGTGTGGATATCCGAAACTACAGTCAGGAAGAGCTGAGAAAGAACATCGGTCTGGTCTTACAGGATCCCTTCCTCTATCACGGGACTATCAAGTCCAATATTGCCATGTATCAAGAACTTAGTGATGAAGAGATTCAGGCTGCAGCTGCCTTTGTCGATGCAGATTCCTTTATTCAGGACCTTCCGCTGGGTTATGATGCCCCTGTTTCCGAGCGTGGTTCGAGCTTTTCTACTGGTCAGCGCCAGCTTCTTGCCTTTGCCAGAACAGTCGCCAGTCAGCCTAAAATCTTGATTTTGGATGAAGCGACAGCCAATATTGACTCGGAGACAGAAAGTTTGGTTCAGGATTCTCTGGCTAAAATGAGAAAAGGACGGACGACCATTGCCATCGCCCACCGCCTTTCGACCATCCAGGACGCCAACTGCATTTATGTTTTGGACAAGGGACGCATCATTGAGAGTGGAACCCATGAGGAACTCTTGGCCTTGGGAGGAACCTATCACAAGATGTATAGTTTGCAGGCAGGGGCTCTTACCTAA
- a CDS encoding ABC transporter ATP-binding protein, producing the protein MSIIQKLWWFFRLEKRRYLVGIMALVLVSVLNLIPPMVMGRVIDAITSGQLTQQDLLLNLFYLLLAAFGMYYLRYVWRMYILGTSYRLGQIMRSRLFEHFTKMSPAFYQTYRTGDLMAHATNDINALTRLAGGGVMSAVDASITALVTLLTMLFSISWQMTLVAILPLPFMAYATSRLGRKTHKAFGESQAAFSELNNKVQESVSGIKVTKSFGYQADELKSFQAVNELTFQKNLQTMKYDSLFDPMVLLFVGSSYVLTLLVGSLMVQKGQITVGNLVTFISYLDMLVWPLMAIGFLFNITQRGKVSYQRIEDLLSQESPVKDPECPLDGIENGRLEYAIDSFAFENEETLTDIHFGLEKGQTLGLVGQTGSGKTSLIKLLLREYDVDKGAIYLNDHDIRDYRLTDLRSLMGYVPQDQFLFATSILDNIRFGNPNLPLSAVEEATKLAQVYQDIVDMPQGFDTVIGEKGVSLSGGQKQRLAMSRAMILDPDILILDDSLSAVDAKTEYAIIDNLKETRKDKTTIITAHRLSAVVHADLILVLQNGQIIERGTHEDLLALDGWYAQTYQSQQLEMKGEEDAE; encoded by the coding sequence ATGTCCATTATTCAAAAACTTTGGTGGTTTTTCAGGTTAGAAAAACGCCGTTATCTAGTCGGGATTATGGCCTTGGTCTTGGTTTCCGTCCTCAATCTCATTCCTCCCATGGTTATGGGGCGGGTCATTGATGCCATTACATCGGGTCAATTAACTCAGCAGGACCTCCTTCTAAATCTATTTTATCTACTGCTGGCAGCCTTTGGGATGTACTATCTGCGCTATGTTTGGCGCATGTATATCCTTGGAACTTCCTACCGTCTGGGGCAGATTATGCGCTCTCGCTTGTTTGAGCATTTTACTAAGATGTCGCCAGCCTTTTATCAGACCTATAGGACGGGGGACTTGATGGCACATGCCACCAATGATATCAACGCCTTAACCCGTTTAGCAGGTGGCGGTGTTATGTCTGCGGTGGATGCTTCTATCACGGCACTGGTGACTTTGCTGACCATGCTCTTTAGTATTTCATGGCAAATGACCTTGGTTGCCATTCTTCCCTTGCCTTTCATGGCTTATGCGACCAGTCGTCTAGGGAGAAAGACCCACAAGGCCTTTGGCGAATCTCAAGCTGCTTTTTCTGAACTCAATAACAAGGTACAGGAGTCCGTATCAGGTATTAAAGTAACCAAGTCTTTCGGTTACCAGGCGGACGAGTTGAAGTCCTTTCAGGCAGTCAATGAATTGACCTTCCAAAAGAACCTCCAAACCATGAAATACGATAGTCTCTTTGACCCCATGGTTCTTTTATTTGTTGGTTCCTCCTATGTTTTAACGCTCTTGGTCGGCTCCTTGATGGTTCAGAAAGGGCAGATTACAGTTGGGAATCTAGTTACCTTTATCAGCTATTTGGATATGCTAGTTTGGCCTCTTATGGCCATTGGCTTCCTCTTTAATATCACTCAGCGAGGCAAGGTTTCTTACCAACGGATTGAGGATCTTTTGTCTCAGGAATCACCTGTAAAAGATCCTGAATGTCCTCTGGACGGTATTGAAAATGGACGTTTGGAGTACGCCATTGACAGCTTTGCCTTTGAAAATGAGGAAACACTGACGGATATTCACTTTGGTCTGGAAAAAGGGCAAACTCTTGGTTTGGTCGGGCAGACAGGCTCTGGGAAAACGTCCTTGATTAAGCTCCTCTTGCGTGAATACGATGTGGATAAGGGTGCCATTTACCTAAACGATCACGATATTCGAGACTATCGTCTGACAGATCTTCGCAGTCTCATGGGCTATGTTCCTCAGGACCAGTTCCTCTTTGCGACCTCTATCTTAGACAATATCCGCTTCGGCAATCCGAACTTGCCCCTTTCAGCAGTTGAGGAAGCGACCAAGCTAGCACAAGTTTACCAAGATATTGTAGACATGCCTCAGGGATTTGATACAGTTATCGGTGAAAAAGGAGTCAGTCTTTCAGGTGGTCAAAAGCAACGTCTGGCCATGAGTCGGGCTATGATTTTAGATCCTGATATCTTAATTCTAGATGATTCCTTGTCCGCCGTGGATGCCAAGACAGAGTATGCGATCATCGACAATCTCAAGGAGACGCGGAAGGATAAGACAACCATTATTACAGCACATCGTCTCAGTGCGGTTGTCCATGCAGATTTGATTTTAGTTCTGCAAAATGGACAGATTATCGAACGAGGTACGCACGAAGACCTGCTAGCTCTAGATGGCTGGTATGCCCAAACCTACCAGTCTCAGCAGTTGGAAATGAAAGGAGAAGAAGATGCAGAATAA